From the Cryptomeria japonica chromosome 2, Sugi_1.0, whole genome shotgun sequence genome, one window contains:
- the LOC131051971 gene encoding subtilisin-like protease SBT1.1 — protein MTSAYVRDNKNQPIKDVWTLEAADPFALGAGHVDPAAAMDPGLVYDLSPRDYIHVLCTLNYAAAKQIALLMDNHKISCPRSSNLVYAADIKYPSFSLHFNSTRIPKLVVRRREVTNVGATRSTYRVHVEEPSGMKISVQPETLEFTKKNQKLKFRVRFQSTITKANEDATTGEISWKCIRGGTHVVCSPVVVLWRGL, from the coding sequence ATGACGTCTGCTTACGTCCGCGACAATAAAAATCAGCCCATCAAAGATGTGTGGACTCTGGAAGCCGCTGACCCATTCGCATTGGGCGCAGGTCATGTAGATCCAGCGGCTGCTATGGATCCAGGGCTCGTCTACGACCTGTCACCTCGTGATTACATTCACGTTCTCTGTACTCTCAATTACGCGGCCGCCAAACAGATTGCTCTTCTGATGGACAACCACAAAATCTCGTGCCCCAGATCAAGCAATTTGGTATACGCAGCTGATATTAAGTATccatctttttctcttcacttcaACTCCACCAGAATACCTAAATTAGTCGTGAGAAGGAGAGAAGTAACAAACGTGGGCGCCACTCGTTCTACCTACAGAGTGCACGTGGAGGAGCCTTCTGGAATGAAAATAAGTGTTCAACCAGAGACTTTAGAATTCACAAAGAAGAACCAGAAGCTTAAGTTTCGTGTAAGATTCCAGAGCACAATCACCAAAGCAAACGAAGATGCAACGACTGGTGAGATATCGTGGAAGTGTATCCGAGGTGGAACTCATGTTGTTTGTAGTCCAGTAGTTGTACTGTGGCGAGGTTTATGA